In the genome of Populus trichocarpa isolate Nisqually-1 chromosome 6, P.trichocarpa_v4.1, whole genome shotgun sequence, one region contains:
- the LOC18100352 gene encoding protein CTR9 homolog, which produces MAFVYIPVQNSEEEVRVALDQLPRDASDILDILKAEQAPLDLWLIIAREYFKQGKLDQFRQILEEGSSHEIDEYYADVRYERIAILNALGAYYSYLGKVETKQREKEEYFIQATKHYNKASRIDMHEPSTWVGKGQLLLAKGEVEQASAAFRIVLEGDRDNVSALLGQACVEYSRGHYGESLTLFKRALQVYPDCPGAVRLGIGHCHYKLGHVGKACLAFQRVLQLDPENVEALVSLAILDLQTNEAAAIRKGMEKMQRAFEIYPYCAMALNYLANHFFFTGQHFLVEQLTETALAVTNHGPTKSHSYYNLARSYHSKGDYETASRYYWASVKEINKPSEFVFPYYGLGQVQLKLGEIKNALSNFEKVLEVYPDNCETLKVLGHIYVQLGQTEKAQEFLRKAAKIDPRDAQAFLDLGELLISTDTGAALDAFKTARSLLKKGGEEVPIEVLNNIAVIHFEREELELALQNFKEALGDGIWLTFLEGKANTYEVDATSSLLQYKDMQIFRRLEEEGHSVELSWNKVTTLFNLARLLEQLHNTETASTLYRLILFKYPDYVDAYLRLAAIAKARNNLPLSIELVNEALTVNDKCPNALSMLGDLELKNDDWVKAKETFRAASEATDGKDSYATLSLGNWNYFAAIRNEKRNPKLEATHLEKAKELYTRVLVQHTANLYAANGAGVVLAEKGHFDVSKDLFTQVQEAASGSIFVQMPDVWINLAHVYFAQGNFALAVKMYQNCLQKFFYNTDSQILLYLARTHYEAEQWQDCKRTLLRAIHLTPSNYTLRFDAGVAMQKFSASTLQKTKRTVDEVRSTVDELENAVRLFSQLSAASNLYFNGFDEKKINTHVEYCKHLLEAAIVHREAAEREEQQNRQRLDLARQMALAEEARRKAEEQRKFQLERRKQEDELKRVRQQEEHFERVKEQWKSSTSASKRRDRADIDDGEGGHGEKRRRKGGKRRKKEKSSRSRYEMEEADMMDDHDEPEDDDANVNFREPGYQMNDQDDNAEENAQDVLAAAGLEDSDADDDAAAPSSAGRRKRAWSESDEDEISERKPQSSLLRENSADLQDSDGEFRDKRQENAAVDDED; this is translated from the exons ATGGCGTTTGTGTACATACCGGTGCAGAACTCGGAGGAAGAAGTTAGGGTAGCTCTAGATCAGCTTCCTAGGGACGCCTCTGATATTCTTGATATCCTCAAAGCCGAGCAAGCTCCTCTCGATCTCTGGCTCATCATCGCC AGAGAGTATTTCAAGCAAGGAAAACTCGATCAATTTCGGCAGATATTAGAAGAAGGATCCAGTCATG aaattgatgaatattatgcGGATGTTAGATATGAGAGGATTGCTATCCTCAATGCTTTGGGGGCTTATTATAGCTATCTTGGAAAAGTCGAGacaaaacaaagagagaagGAGGAGTATTTTATACAGGCTACCAAACATTACAATAAAGCTTCCAGGATTGACATGCACGAGCCTTCTACTTGGGTTGGCAAAGGTCAGCTTTTACTGGCTAAGGGTGAAGTAGAACAAGCATCTGCTGCGTTTAGGATCGTACTGGAAGGAGACCGTGATAATGTATCTGCTCTTCTCGGTCAG GCGTGTGTTGAGTACAGTCGTGGACATTATGGTGAATCGTTGACCTTGTTTAAG CGGGCCTTGCAAGTTTATCCTGATTGTCCTGGAGCTGTAAGACTTGGCATAGGACACTGCCATTATAAGCTGGGCCACGTGGGAAAAGCTTGCCTGGCTTTTCAGAGGGTTTTGCAG TTGGATCCAGAAAATGTTGAGGCTCTTGTTTCACTAGCAATTTTGGATTTGCAAACAAATGAAG CTGCTGCAATAAGGAAAGGAATGGAAAAAATGCAGAGAGCTTTTGAGATATACCCCTATTGTGCAATGGCACTGAATTATCTAGCAAATCACTTTTTCTTCACCGGTCAACATTTTTTAGTTGAGCAACTGACTGAAACTGCACTTGCTGTCACAAATCATGGACCAACAAAGTCACATTCTTATTACAATTTAGCTCGCTCTTACCATAGCAAG GGTGATTATGAAACAGCTTCAAGATACTACTGGGCATCAGTCAAGGAAATCAATAAGCCCAGTGAATTTGTGTTTCCTTATTATG GTTTGGGGCAGGTACAATTGAAACTGGGAGAGATTAAAAATGCGttgtcaaattttgaaaaagttttgGAGGTTTACCCTGATAACTGTGAGACATTAAAG GTTCTTGGGCACATATATGTTCAGCTTGGGCAAACTGAAAAGGCTCAGGAATTTTTGAGAAAGGCTGCAAAAATTGATCCTCGTGATGCCCAG GCGTTTCTTGATCTGGGAGAATTGTTAATTTCAACTGACACTGGAGCTGCTCTTGATGCCTTCAAAACT GCGCGCAGTCTTCTGAAAAAGGGAGGTGAAGAAGTGCCAATAGAAGTGCTTAACAATATTGCAGTCATTCATTTTGAAAGAGAAGAACTTGAG CTTGCTTTGCAAAATTTCAAAGAGGCTCTAGGTGATGGCATATGGCTCACTTTTCTTGAAGGCAAAGCAAATACATATGAAGTTGATGCAACTTCATCTCTTCTTCAATACAAGGACATGCAGATATTTCGTCGACTGGAGGAGGAAGGTCATTCTGTGGAACTGTCTTGGAATAAAGTCACAACATTATTTAACTTGGCCAGATTACTTGAGCAGTTGCATAACACAGAAACTGCAAGCACATTATACCGCCTCATCTTGTTTAAG TATCCAGACTATGTGGATGCTTATCTGAGGCTTGCTGCCATTGCCAAAGCTCGAAACAATCTTCCATTAAGCATCGAACTG gtaAATGAGGCTCTGACTGTGAATGACAAGTGTCCAAATGCATTATCAATGCTTGGTGACCTGGAGCTTAAAAATGATGACTGGGTAAAGGCTAAAGAAACATTCCGTGCTGCTAGTGAGGCAACTGATGGGAAGGATTCTTATGCAACTCTCTCTTTG GGGAACTGGAACTACTTCGCTGCAATACGTAATGAGAAAAGAAATCCAAAGTTGGAAGCTACCCATTTGGAAAAAGCCAAGGAACTGTACACCAGA gTTCTGGTTCAGCATACAGCTAATCTTTATGCTGCCAATGGTGCTGGAGTAGTCTTGGCAGAAAAAGGACACTTTGATGTATCAAAAGATCTTTTTACACAG GTCCAAGAAGCTGCAAGTGGAAGCATTTTTGTCCAGATGCCAGATGTCTGGATAAATTTGGCACATGTATATTTTGCTCAAGGAAATTTTGCATTAGCTGTGAAGATG TACCAGAATTGTTTGCAGAAATTCTTTTATAATACAGATTCTCAGATTCTTCTTTATTTGGCGCGCACTCATTATGAAGCTGAACAGTGGCAGGACTGCAAGAGAACTTTATTGAGAGCCATCCATTTGACACCTTCTAATTACACACTGAGGTTCGATGCAGGTGTTGCAATGCAAAAATTCTCAGCATCTACACTACAAAAGACAAAGAGGACAGTAGAtgag GTGCGTTCAACTGTTGATGAGCTGGAAAATGCTGTCCGTTTATTTAGTCAGTTATCTGCTGCTTCCAACCTGTACTTTAATGGGTTTGATGAGAAGAAAATCAACACCCATGTTGAGTATTGCAAACATTTACTAGAGGCTGCTATAGTTCATCGTGAAGCAGCTGAGCGCGAGGAACAGCAAAACCGACAGAGACTAGATCTTGCTCGTCAGATGGCATTGGCAGAGGAAGCCCGCCGCAAGGCTGaagaacaaaggaaatttcag TTAGAGAGGAGAAAACAGGAGGATGAATTAAAACGGGTGCGGCAACAAGAAGAGCATTTTGAGCGTGTGAAG GAGCAATGGAAGAGCAGCACATCTGCTTCTAAGCGGAGGGACAGGGCAGATATTGATGATGGTGAGGGTGGGCACGGTGAGAAAAGGAGGAGAAAGGGTGGAAAGAggagaaagaaggagaagagcTCAAGGTCACGCTATGAGATGGAAGAAGCTGACATGATGGATGATCATGATGAACCAGAAGATGATGATGCCAACGTGAATTTTAGGGAGCCTGGATATCAAATGAATGATCAGGATGACAATGCAGAAGAGAATGCGCAGGATGTTCTTGCAGCAGCTGGGCTGGAAGACTCTGATGCAGATGATGATGCG GCTGCACCTTCATCAGCAGGCAGGAGGAAGCGGGCATGGTCAGAATCTGACGAGGATGAGATTTCAGAGAGGAAGCCACAGTCGAGCCTTTTGCGAGAGAATTCTGCTGATCTGCAGGATAGTGATGGTGAATTTAGAGACAAGAGGCAGGAGAATGCTGCTGTTGATGATGAGGATTGA